The Flavobacterium johnsoniae genomic sequence TCCGTACGGGAGATTGCAAGGAGTTCTTTTAGATAATAAATCGATTAATGTGGCTTATGATTTTGTGCGAGGAGAAAAAGAAGAAGGGCGTGCAAAATTCAAAAAAAATGAAGATCGAGCTTTAACAGGAAAAGGAGATTGTATAGACTGTCTTCAGTGTGTTCATGTATGTCCGATGGGAATTGACATCAGAAACGGAACACAATTAGAATGTACAAATTGTACAGCTTGTATCGATGAATGCGATCATATTATGGAATCTGTTGGATTACCAAAAGGTCTTATTCGATATGCTTCTGAAGACGAAATTGCTAAAAAAGAACCTTTCAAGTTTACAGCAAGAATGAAAGGGTATTCTGCAGTTCTCTTCATCTTACTAAGCATTTTTGTCGGAATGCTATTTTTAAGAACAGATGTTCAAGCAGTTGTTTTACGTTTACCTGGGCAGTTATTTCAGCATAATGGAGATAAAATCAGTAATGTTTACACTTATAAAATTGTAAACAAAACAATGAAAGATTACAATGATATTCATTTTGGATTGATCGATCAAAAGGGAACAATTAAAAATGTTGGGAAACAGCATTTTAAAGTTGCTAAAGAAGGAATTTCTCAAGGAACATTATTTATAGAAATCAATGAAGTTCTCTTAGAAAGCGATAAAACAAAAGTCAAAATAGGAGTTTATAATGGTTCTGAACTCATAGAAACTACAACAACAAATTTCTTAGGACCACGCAGTTTTAATTAAAATATATTATTATGAAAATTAATTGGGGAACAGGAATAGTCATTGCATTCGGATTGTTTATGACATTTATTTTATATTTTGTTTTTGAAGTGCAATCAAATTCTAAATACGATAATGATTTGGTTGTCGAAGAATATTATAAACATGACACGCACTTTCAGGAAGAAATGGCGAGAATTCAAAATGCGCATGATTTACAGCATAAACCGTCAATAAAATATACAGAGAATAACGGTGTATCCGTAACTTTTCCTGCTGGATTCGAAAGCGAAAAAGTAAAAGGAAATATTTTGTTATACAGACCTTCAAATAAAAAGTTTGATTTTAATACTCAGATAGCTTTGACCAATTCTTCATTGATAATTCCGCAGAAAAAACTAATTAAAGGACGCTGGGATGTTAATATGGAATGGCAGTACGAAGGCAAAAAATATTTAACTAAAGAAGTGATTTACGTAAACTAATCTCAAAATGTTATTCTCAGCATTCTTTTTAGGTCTTATCAGTAGTCTGCATTGCGTTGGAATGTGCGGACCAATTGCTATGATGCTTCCTGTAGACAGGCAAAATGAAGCAAAAAAGATAACGCAGATCATGACATATCATTTCGGTCGTTTGGCGGCTTACGCTACAATCGGATTAATTTTTGGATTATTAGGAAGAGGCTTTTTTCTTGCCGGATTACAGCAAAAAATGTCCATAATAATTGGTATAATTATGATTGTTGTGGTTTTAATTCCAGAGAAGAGATTTGCGAATTATAATTTTTCAAAACCTGTTTACAAAATCATTTCAAAAATCAAATCAAATTTAGGAAGCCAGTTTAAAAACAAAAGTTATAAATCTCTTTTTACAATTGGTTTGTTAAATGGCTTTTTACCATGCGGAATGGTTTACGTTGCTTTATTTGGAGCAATTGCAATGCAGAGCGCTAGTTTTGGTGTTCTTTATATGCTTTTATTTGGAATAGGAACGATACCGTTGATGACAGTTGTAGTTTATGTGAATTCATTGCTAAAATTGCCTTTCAGAAACAAAATCCAAAAGGCAATTCCGTATGTAGCTGTAATTATTGGAGTCTTATTTATTCTCAGAGGATTAGGACTTGGAATTCCTTATGTTTCACCATCTAATATGAGTTTATTTGTGCAACAGACTCCAAATTGTCATTAAAAATATATCTTACTTAATTATACAGTCATCGAAAACAGATTTGTTTCCGGTGACTTTCTTTTTAGATGCAAGTCAAAAGCCATGCAGATGTTACGTACAAAAGGTCTTCCTTCTTCTGTAATTTTAATTGAATTTTCTTCAATGACAATTAAACCATCATTTTCTATTTCTTTTAAAGCAATTAAAACTTCAGGAAGTTCTTGAAAATTTAGATATTCTTTTGTCCAAGAAGTTTCTAGTTCACAAGTTAAATTCAAAATATGTTTTCTGATAATTAAATCTTCTTTATTTAAAATATGCCCTTTTACGACAGGAAGTTTATCCCATTCTAATAATTGATAATAATCTTCTAGATTTTTAGTGTTTTGAGCAAAACTATACCAGCTGTCACTGATGGAAGAAACTCCCAAACCAATCATAACTTGTGTTTTAGAAGCACTATATCCCATAAAATTTCTGTGTAAATTACCATTATGAGCTGCTTTAAATAAACTATCTGTTTCTAAAGCAAAATGATCCATTCCTATTTCATGATAACCATTTTGTGAAAGCAGTTTTTTCCCTATTTCATAAAGCTGTCTTTTTTCGGCATCTTTCGGAAGATTTTCTTCATTAAAACCGCGTTGTCCGTTGCCCTTTATCCAAGGTACATGAGCATAGCTGTAAAAAGCTAATCGATCTGGTTTTAAAGAATTTGTTTTTTCAACTGTATCAATAACATCTTCAATAGTTTGAAATGGAAGTCCGAAAATAATATCGTGACCAATAGAAGTATAACCAATTTCTTTTGCCCAAAAAGTCACTTTGGCAACATTATGAAACGGCTGAATTCTATTAATAGCTTTTTGAACAGTAGCAGAATAATCCTGAACACCAAAACTTACTCGGCGAAAGCCCAAATCATATAATTTTTTTAGCTGTTCGTGAGTCGTATTATTTGGATGTCCTTCAAAACTAAATTCATGATTTTCTGCTTTTACAGCATAGCTGAAAATTCCAGTGATCAGCAATTCCAGATTTTCTTTAGAAAAGAAAGTTGGAGTTCCTCCGCCTAAATGTATTTCTTTAATAATAGGTTTTTCTGGAAGTATTTTGCAATATAAATGCCATTCTTTTAAAAGCGCTTTAATATAAGTTTCTTCAACAGAATGGTTTTTAGTAATGCGTTTATTGCATCCGCAAAAGGTACACATGCTTTCGCAGAAAGGCAGATGAATGTATAAACTAATTCCGTTTTTTGAATTGCTTTCTGAGAATGATTTTTGCAAAGAAGTGATCCATTTTTCAGTTGTGAAATCAGCTTCATTCCAATACGGAACTGTCGGATAGCTTGTATATCTTGGGCCTGGAACATTGTACTTTTGTGTCAAAGAGATTTTCATAATGACGGATTTAGTTTACATCAAAATTAAAACTTCAACGACGGAGATAAAATGACAAATATCATGTAAAGGGCAAAAAAAAGAGGCTCAAATTTGAGCCTCTTTAGTTGAATTAAATAACTAACGTGAAATAGAATCTTGGATGATTTTAAGCCATTTTTTTGCAAACTGATGATCTTGATAGACACTAATCTGTTTGATGCGGTCGTCATCAAAATCATAGAATGGAATTATTATCTTTTTAGATGTTTCTTTGTCCTGAAATTCGAAATCAATTTTAATAATGGTATTCGAATGTGCGTCTGTAGTTGGAATTAATTTACATGAATCAATTGTATTTAAATCAACATAAATTGATTCTTGCTGATTTGGATTGAAATTCATCAGAATGAATTTATTATTTTTTTGATCCAGTGTTAATGTTTTATTGTTGATCGATTCTGTCAAATCAAAACTTTCTGGATTAGAAGGATTAAATCTCTTTTTAATATTTAAAATTCTCGATTTACTTGCAGCGCTTGAACGTGCAGAAAAATATACTGGAATTGCGACAATAATTAAAATCACAATCCCCATAATGGTTGTTGTAGTTTCCATAATGTTTTAATGAAATAAATAAATGATATACACCGGCTTTTCGTTAGAAAGCGGTTATAGTTTGAAGAATAATCTTCGTCTAAAATCAAATTTTATTTACCAGAAAAAATGGAAAGCATAAAGTATGACTGAAACTTTTTTACTTTGAGTAGTAAATAGTTTTGTGTATGCTGAAGTAGATGTAATTGTTTGATGTTGTGGGATAAGAGGTAGAAAAGAATCTAAACACTTTAATATCCCAGATGAAGTGGTTTTGATATTCGCTGCAAACTGATAACTTCCTTGCGGCTGTATAAATGCAGATGAATCTCCAATTTCTTTGCAGAAATTAGAATCCGTTTTTTGTGTCTCATTTATGTGCACAGAGGCTGTGTCTGCCTGATAAGCAAACAAACCTGCAATCAAAAGTGCAATAAATACAACGGTTTTACGAATCCAATTCATTTCGGCGAATTTAAGTCATAAAACACAATTAATGAAATTTTATAGAATTAATTAACACTCAAAAAAAATCCTCAGTATTTTATTTAAAAAACTGAGGATTTAAGATGTTATTGTTGCATTTTAAAATAGTAATCTGCAGAATGTTTGCCACTTCCGTAAAAGAGGAAGAAAATACAGATAAATAAAACGACTAAAGCTAAAACTAAACTTTCAGAGTGCATTTTTCCCATAAAGTTTACGAGAACTGCACCAAATAAAATAGGCAATTGAGCCGCGATTGCCCAACGTGTCAATAGCCCGAAAATAATCATTATACCACCAATCATATGAGCAGGAGCAATGTAATGCAGCATAAACATTCCTCCTCCAAATTTATCAATAGGGGAAATTAAATCATGCAGGTATTGAATATTGGTGACAAACGAGACACCTTTCATAAATAAAAATCCACCCAAAACAATACGTACTAAATCAACTGGTAAATAAGTGTGCGAATTCGCCCATTTATTCAAACTTTTTACATTTTCCATGATGCTGTGTGATTAAAAATTATATACTAAGTTACTAATTTTTAATGATATGTGTATTTTAAATAGCTTTAAAATGAGTTTTTTGCTTTTTATTTAACGTATTGTTGAGAATTCTTAATTCTAAACTTGAATTACACCCAGATTAAATGGTTTTTGAATAGGAGCGTGGTTGGCAGCTTCGATTCCCATTGAGATCCAGGTTCTGGTATCTAAAGGATCGAT encodes the following:
- a CDS encoding DoxX family protein: MENVKSLNKWANSHTYLPVDLVRIVLGGFLFMKGVSFVTNIQYLHDLISPIDKFGGGMFMLHYIAPAHMIGGIMIIFGLLTRWAIAAQLPILFGAVLVNFMGKMHSESLVLALVVLFICIFFLFYGSGKHSADYYFKMQQ
- a CDS encoding FixH family protein, yielding MKINWGTGIVIAFGLFMTFILYFVFEVQSNSKYDNDLVVEEYYKHDTHFQEEMARIQNAHDLQHKPSIKYTENNGVSVTFPAGFESEKVKGNILLYRPSNKKFDFNTQIALTNSSLIIPQKKLIKGRWDVNMEWQYEGKKYLTKEVIYVN
- the hemN gene encoding oxygen-independent coproporphyrinogen III oxidase, yielding MKISLTQKYNVPGPRYTSYPTVPYWNEADFTTEKWITSLQKSFSESNSKNGISLYIHLPFCESMCTFCGCNKRITKNHSVEETYIKALLKEWHLYCKILPEKPIIKEIHLGGGTPTFFSKENLELLITGIFSYAVKAENHEFSFEGHPNNTTHEQLKKLYDLGFRRVSFGVQDYSATVQKAINRIQPFHNVAKVTFWAKEIGYTSIGHDIIFGLPFQTIEDVIDTVEKTNSLKPDRLAFYSYAHVPWIKGNGQRGFNEENLPKDAEKRQLYEIGKKLLSQNGYHEIGMDHFALETDSLFKAAHNGNLHRNFMGYSASKTQVMIGLGVSSISDSWYSFAQNTKNLEDYYQLLEWDKLPVVKGHILNKEDLIIRKHILNLTCELETSWTKEYLNFQELPEVLIALKEIENDGLIVIEENSIKITEEGRPFVRNICMAFDLHLKRKSPETNLFSMTV
- a CDS encoding sulfite exporter TauE/SafE family protein — protein: MLFSAFFLGLISSLHCVGMCGPIAMMLPVDRQNEAKKITQIMTYHFGRLAAYATIGLIFGLLGRGFFLAGLQQKMSIIIGIIMIVVVLIPEKRFANYNFSKPVYKIISKIKSNLGSQFKNKSYKSLFTIGLLNGFLPCGMVYVALFGAIAMQSASFGVLYMLLFGIGTIPLMTVVVYVNSLLKLPFRNKIQKAIPYVAVIIGVLFILRGLGLGIPYVSPSNMSLFVQQTPNCH
- the ccoG gene encoding cytochrome c oxidase accessory protein CcoG translates to MSNLPDEAFRDTIGTIDEGGKRKFIFPKKPSGKFYDYRKIVSYVLLAILFINPFIKVNGNQFMMFNILERRFNIFGFPFWPQDFYLFVISMLIGVVFILLFTVVFGRIFCGWICPQTIFLELVFRRIEYWIDGDRGAQTRLARQEWNAEKIRKRFVKWTIFFLISFLIANVFLAYLVGSDKLFLMIEQGPISQASNFIALLIFTGVFYFVFVWFREQVCIIACPYGRLQGVLLDNKSINVAYDFVRGEKEEGRAKFKKNEDRALTGKGDCIDCLQCVHVCPMGIDIRNGTQLECTNCTACIDECDHIMESVGLPKGLIRYASEDEIAKKEPFKFTARMKGYSAVLFILLSIFVGMLFLRTDVQAVVLRLPGQLFQHNGDKISNVYTYKIVNKTMKDYNDIHFGLIDQKGTIKNVGKQHFKVAKEGISQGTLFIEINEVLLESDKTKVKIGVYNGSELIETTTTNFLGPRSFN